In the genome of Streptomyces sp. SLBN-118, the window GCTCAGCGGGTCGGGCCACGCACGGTCCTGGTGAACATCGACGCGAACACCACGTCCGAGGCCATCGGCGGGCTGGGCCTGTATGCCCGTGTGTCCTCGCACGATCAGAAGACCGATCTGGAACGCCAGGTCGCTCGGCTCTGCGCGTGGGCAGCGAAGGCCGGTCACCGAGTTGTTCGTGTCGAGGCGGAGATCGCTTCCGGGATGAACGGCTGCCGTTCCAAGGCCCGGCGTCTGCTGGCCGACCCGCACGTGACCTGCGTGGTGGTGGAGCACAAGGACAGGCTCGGCCGGATGAACGTCGAGCTTGTCGAGGCCGCTTTGTCCGCGACGGGCCGTCGCCTGCTGGTCCTGGACGACGGCGAGGTCGAAGACGACCTGGTGCGGGACATGGTGGAGGTACTGACCTCGTTCTGCGCCCGCCTGTACGGGCGCAGGTCGGCGAAGAACCGCGCCCGCAAGGCACTGGAGGCCGCCAGGCGTGGCTGACCTCCGCCCGATCGCCGCGCCGTTCGTCGCTCTCGGCCCGTCCGGTGTGGCGGTACGTACCCGGCTGAAGGACCTCACGCCCGAGGATGAGAAGACTGCGCTTGGTGGGGGTGCACCTGGGCTCGCTCGCCTCGAAGGACCTCAAAGCGCGTTGCATGGACGGCCCGGAGCACTCCACCGAGTCATGGGCGGCCCGTAAGAGGGACCTGACGGCCGAGTCGTCGTCCAGGTGGGCCGGGTCGATCACGAAGGCCACGCATGACCAGTGGGCGCTCGCCCTGCGCGGCCAGGCCGCACACGTGCAGTCCCTCGAAGCCGGTATCACGACGATCCGTCACCGGCTGTCGCTGCCGGTCGGACAGAAAGGCACCAAGCGGGCTCCGGGCGGCTACCGCTCCGCGCACGAGTGGTTCCACAAAACACGCCGCCTGCATGTACTGGAGGACCGCCTCGAACAGGTTCGGGCCGACCGGGAAGCGGGCCGGGTGCATGTCGTGCGTGGCGGTAAACGTCTGCTGGGAACCCGCCACAACCTCGACACGGCGCAGCTCACCGAGACCCAGTGGCGCCGGCGGTGGGAAGCCGAGCGCTGGTTCCTCCAGGCGGACGGCGAGTCGGGGAAAAGGTTCGGCAACGAGACGATCCGCATCACGCCCCACGGCGAAGTATCGATCAAGATCCCGGCCCCGCTCGCCGACCTGGCGAACGCCAAGCACGGCCGGTACGTACTCACTGCGCAGGTACGCTTCCCTCACCGGGGGCAGGAGTGGGCCGACCGCGTGGAGGCCAACCGGGCCGTGGCCTACCGCATCCACTACGACACGGGGCGCGGGCGCTGGTACATGGACGCCTCCTGGCAGA includes:
- a CDS encoding IS607 family transposase; the protein is MNLTEWAKTQGVHPQTAYRWFREGTLPVPAQRVGPRTVLVNIDANTTSEAIGGLGLYARVSSHDQKTDLERQVARLCAWAAKAGHRVVRVEAEIASGMNGCRSKARRLLADPHVTCVVVEHKDRLGRMNVELVEAALSATGRRLLVLDDGEVEDDLVRDMVEVLTSFCARLYGRRSAKNRARKALEAARRG